One part of the Methylobacterium terrae genome encodes these proteins:
- a CDS encoding amylo-alpha-1,6-glucosidase produces the protein MADAREWLEADGLGGFASGPVAGPRTRRYHALLLTATTPPTGRVVLVNGFEAEVATTGGTVPLSTQAYAPDVVHPDGWLHVAAFSPRPWPSWTYRLPDGTALRHEVLVEPDSCETLLRWQRLDGNGPCALTVRPLLSGRDYHALHHENPAFAFAATVRGGNVVWRPYPDLPAVAALTNGTYAHAPDWYRNFLYAAERARGLDDLEDLASPGAFTFDIAAGPAVMILRSGDGLSVRAGSHAERLTAAERARREALTPLALAAGAYLVDRPGGRTLVAGFPWFTDWGRDTFIALRGLLVATGALAQARAILVAWAGAVSEGMMPNRFPDRGEAPDYNAVDASLWYVIAVHDVLAAHEAAGLAVPEAEAARLTRACAAILDGYAAGTRYGIAADADGLLRAGVPGVQLTWMDAKVGDRVITPRIGKPVEVQALWINALRIGAARWSPRWGDLERRASGSFARFVSPSGALYDVIDADHVPGAVDTKLRPNQILAVGGLPHRLLNGDAARAVVEAVEARLLTPLGLRSLDPADPDYRGTYAGGPAERDGAYHQGTVWPWLIGPFVDAWLGQRDRTPEAKAEARARFLPPLSAHLDEAGLGHVCEVADGDPPHRPGGCPFQAWSLGELIRVRRMLDLDPV, from the coding sequence CGACGGGCTCGGGGGCTTCGCCTCCGGCCCCGTCGCCGGCCCGCGCACCCGGCGCTACCACGCCCTGCTCCTCACCGCGACGACCCCGCCGACCGGCCGCGTGGTGCTGGTCAACGGGTTCGAGGCCGAGGTCGCGACGACGGGTGGAACCGTGCCGCTCTCGACGCAGGCCTACGCGCCGGACGTGGTCCATCCGGATGGCTGGCTCCACGTCGCGGCGTTCTCGCCCCGGCCCTGGCCGAGCTGGACCTACCGGCTGCCCGACGGCACGGCGCTCCGGCACGAGGTGCTGGTCGAGCCGGATTCCTGCGAGACGCTGCTGCGCTGGCAGCGCCTGGACGGGAACGGCCCGTGCGCCCTCACCGTGCGCCCGCTCCTCTCGGGCCGCGACTACCACGCCCTCCACCACGAGAACCCGGCCTTCGCCTTCGCGGCGACGGTCCGGGGCGGCAACGTCGTTTGGCGGCCCTACCCGGACCTGCCGGCGGTCGCGGCGCTGACCAACGGGACTTACGCCCACGCGCCCGACTGGTACCGGAATTTCCTCTACGCGGCCGAACGCGCGCGCGGCCTCGACGACCTGGAGGACCTGGCGAGCCCGGGCGCCTTCACCTTCGACATCGCCGCCGGCCCCGCCGTGATGATCCTGCGCAGCGGCGACGGCCTCTCCGTCCGGGCCGGCTCCCATGCCGAGCGGCTGACGGCGGCCGAGCGGGCGCGGCGCGAGGCGCTGACGCCGCTGGCGCTCGCGGCCGGCGCCTACCTGGTCGACCGGCCGGGCGGGCGCACCCTCGTGGCGGGCTTCCCGTGGTTCACCGATTGGGGTCGCGACACCTTCATCGCGCTGCGCGGCCTCCTCGTCGCCACCGGCGCGCTCGCGCAGGCGCGCGCGATCCTCGTCGCCTGGGCCGGCGCGGTGAGCGAGGGCATGATGCCGAACCGCTTCCCCGACCGGGGCGAGGCGCCGGACTACAACGCCGTCGATGCCTCGCTCTGGTACGTGATCGCGGTCCACGACGTGCTCGCCGCGCACGAGGCCGCCGGCCTCGCCGTGCCGGAGGCGGAGGCCGCCCGGCTGACGCGAGCCTGCGCGGCGATCCTCGACGGCTACGCCGCCGGCACCCGGTACGGCATCGCGGCCGATGCGGACGGGCTCCTGCGCGCCGGCGTGCCGGGGGTGCAGCTGACCTGGATGGACGCCAAGGTCGGCGACCGGGTGATCACGCCCCGCATCGGCAAGCCGGTCGAGGTCCAGGCGCTGTGGATCAACGCGCTGCGGATCGGCGCGGCGCGCTGGTCGCCGCGCTGGGGCGACCTCGAGCGGCGCGCCTCCGGCAGCTTCGCACGCTTCGTCTCGCCGTCGGGCGCCCTCTACGATGTGATCGATGCCGACCACGTCCCGGGTGCGGTCGATACCAAGTTGCGGCCGAACCAGATCCTGGCGGTGGGCGGCCTGCCCCACCGGCTCCTCAACGGCGACGCCGCGCGCGCGGTGGTCGAGGCGGTGGAGGCGCGGCTCCTCACGCCGCTCGGCCTGCGCTCCCTCGACCCCGCCGACCCGGACTATCGCGGCACCTATGCGGGCGGTCCCGCGGAGCGCGACGGCGCCTACCACCAGGGCACGGTCTGGCCCTGGCTGATCGGTCCCTTCGTCGATGCCTGGCTCGGCCAGCGCGACCGCACGCCCGAGGCCAAGGCCGAGGCGCGGGCCCGCTTCCTGCCGCCGCTCTCGGCCCACCTCGACGAGGCCGGCCTCGGCCACGTCTGCGAGGTCGCCGACGGCGACCCGCCGCACCGCCCCGGCGGCTGCCCGTTCCAGGCCTGGTCCCTCGGCGAACTGATCCGCGTGCGGCGGATGCTCGACCTCGATCCGGTGTGA
- a CDS encoding MGH1-like glycoside hydrolase domain-containing protein, giving the protein MPASPASCLTDTAEGRRLAAVETEGWHRWGPYVSERQWGTVREDYSEGGTAWDYLPHDHARSRAYRWGEDGIAGFSDDRQLWCLGLALWNGRDPILKERMFGLTNSEGNHGEDVKELWWYLDATPTHSYMRMLYKYPQGPFPYADLVAENGRRKGRNLPEYELADTGIFEGGRYHDVTVDYAKAAPDDVLMRVTIVNRGPDAADLHVLPHLVARNTWSWGREAWEPAQPRPLLRLTETGAVEATRGRSPALRLTALQPAEFLFCENETNARRLFGTPGPAHPKDAINDRVVEGRQDAVSPLAEGTKCAAWTRVTVPAGGVVTLRFRLSPAASPDERDVAAFDAVMARRVAEADEFYGALQRDIADPDARLVQRQALAGMLWSKQFYHFDVRRWLAGDPAQPAPPEARRHGRDSDWTHLNNADIVSMPDKWEYPWYAAWDLAFHCVTFALIDPAFAKGQLILLTREWYMHPNGQLPAYEWAFGDVNPPVHAWAALRVYRMDQAMTGRPDRAFLERVFHKLMLNFTWWVNRKDAGDRNVFQGGFLGLDNIGIFDRSATLPTGGTLDQADGTAWMAMYSLNLMRIALELAVEDPVYEDIATKFFEHFLTIAEAMTHVGGDSSGLWDEADEFYYDVLSLPDGRQVPLRVRSLVGLIPLCAVEVLDDDLAERFPAFARRARWLLTHRPDLAAQVSRWEEPGRGNRVLLSLLRRHRMKALLRRMLDETEFLSPHGVRSVSKAHEAAPFRFPWDGQTFAVDYEPAESTTAVFGGNSNWRGPIWLPINFLLVEALTEFGRFYGPDFTIECPAGSGHYLTLPQIADELSARLTRLVLRGPDGRRPVLGDNPLFQDDPHFRDHIPFHEYFHGDTGAGLGAAHQTGWTGLLALLLQPRRVVAGGHVPAAPEA; this is encoded by the coding sequence ATGCCCGCCTCCCCCGCCTCCTGCCTCACCGACACCGCGGAGGGCCGCCGCCTCGCCGCCGTCGAGACCGAGGGCTGGCACCGCTGGGGGCCGTACGTGAGCGAGCGGCAATGGGGCACGGTGCGGGAGGATTACAGCGAGGGCGGCACCGCCTGGGACTACCTGCCCCACGATCACGCCCGCTCCCGCGCCTATCGCTGGGGCGAGGACGGCATCGCGGGCTTCAGCGACGACCGCCAGCTCTGGTGCCTGGGTCTCGCCCTGTGGAACGGCCGCGACCCGATCCTGAAGGAGCGGATGTTCGGGCTCACCAACAGCGAGGGCAATCACGGCGAGGACGTCAAGGAGCTGTGGTGGTACCTCGATGCCACCCCGACCCATTCCTACATGCGGATGCTCTACAAGTATCCGCAAGGCCCCTTTCCCTACGCCGACCTCGTGGCCGAGAACGGCCGGCGCAAGGGGCGGAACCTGCCTGAATACGAGCTGGCCGATACCGGCATCTTCGAAGGCGGGCGCTATCACGACGTGACCGTGGACTACGCCAAGGCCGCGCCCGACGACGTGCTGATGCGGGTCACGATCGTCAATCGCGGGCCCGACGCCGCAGACCTCCACGTCCTGCCGCACCTCGTCGCCCGCAACACCTGGTCGTGGGGGCGGGAGGCCTGGGAACCGGCGCAGCCGCGCCCGCTCCTGCGCCTGACCGAGACCGGCGCCGTCGAGGCGACGCGCGGGCGCTCGCCGGCTTTGCGGCTCACGGCCCTGCAGCCGGCCGAGTTCCTGTTCTGCGAGAACGAGACCAATGCCCGGCGGCTCTTCGGCACGCCCGGCCCGGCCCACCCGAAGGACGCGATCAACGACCGCGTCGTCGAGGGCCGGCAGGATGCCGTGAGCCCGCTCGCCGAGGGCACCAAATGCGCCGCCTGGACGCGCGTGACCGTGCCGGCCGGCGGGGTCGTCACCTTGCGCTTCCGCCTTAGCCCCGCAGCGAGCCCGGACGAGCGCGACGTCGCCGCCTTCGACGCCGTGATGGCGCGCCGCGTCGCCGAGGCCGACGAATTCTACGGCGCGCTGCAGCGCGACATCGCCGACCCGGACGCCCGCCTGGTGCAGCGCCAGGCGCTCGCCGGCATGCTGTGGTCGAAGCAGTTCTACCATTTCGACGTCCGGCGCTGGCTTGCCGGCGACCCGGCCCAGCCGGCGCCGCCGGAGGCGCGCCGCCACGGCCGCGACAGCGACTGGACGCACCTCAACAACGCCGACATCGTCTCGATGCCGGACAAGTGGGAGTACCCCTGGTACGCGGCCTGGGACCTCGCCTTCCACTGCGTGACCTTCGCGCTGATCGACCCGGCCTTCGCCAAGGGCCAGCTGATCCTGCTCACCCGCGAATGGTACATGCACCCGAACGGGCAGTTGCCGGCCTACGAATGGGCCTTCGGCGACGTGAACCCGCCGGTCCATGCCTGGGCGGCGCTCCGGGTCTACCGCATGGACCAGGCGATGACGGGCAGGCCCGACCGCGCCTTCCTCGAGCGCGTCTTCCACAAGCTGATGCTGAACTTCACCTGGTGGGTGAACCGCAAGGATGCCGGCGACCGCAACGTGTTCCAGGGCGGCTTCCTCGGGCTCGACAACATCGGCATCTTCGACCGCTCGGCGACGCTTCCCACCGGCGGCACCCTCGACCAGGCCGACGGCACCGCCTGGATGGCGATGTACAGCCTCAACCTGATGCGCATCGCCCTCGAACTCGCGGTCGAGGACCCGGTCTACGAGGACATCGCCACCAAGTTCTTCGAGCACTTCCTGACCATCGCCGAGGCGATGACCCATGTCGGCGGTGACAGTTCCGGCCTGTGGGACGAGGCGGACGAGTTCTACTACGACGTGCTCAGCCTCCCCGACGGTCGCCAAGTGCCGCTGCGGGTGCGATCCCTCGTCGGGCTGATCCCGCTCTGCGCCGTCGAGGTGCTGGACGACGATCTGGCCGAGCGCTTTCCCGCCTTCGCCCGCCGCGCCCGCTGGCTCCTCACCCACCGCCCCGACCTCGCCGCCCAGGTCTCGCGCTGGGAGGAGCCGGGCCGCGGCAACCGGGTGCTGCTCTCGCTGCTGCGTCGCCACCGCATGAAGGCGCTCCTGCGCCGGATGCTCGACGAGACGGAGTTCCTGTCCCCCCACGGCGTCCGCTCGGTCTCGAAGGCGCACGAGGCGGCGCCGTTCCGCTTTCCCTGGGACGGCCAGACCTTCGCGGTCGATTACGAGCCGGCGGAATCGACCACCGCCGTGTTCGGCGGCAACTCGAACTGGCGCGGCCCGATCTGGCTGCCGATCAACTTCTTGCTTGTCGAGGCGCTGACCGAGTTCGGCCGCTTCTACGGTCCGGACTTCACGATCGAGTGCCCGGCGGGCTCGGGGCATTACCTCACCCTGCCGCAGATCGCCGACGAACTGTCCGCACGGCTCACCCGCCTCGTCCTGCGCGGCCCCGACGGCCGCCGCCCGGTGCTGGGCGACAATCCCTTGTTCCAGGACGATCCGCACTTTCGCGATCACATCCCGTTCCACGAGTACTTCCATGGGGACACCGGCGCGGGATTGGGCGCGGCGCATCAGACCGGGTGGACGGGCCTGCTGGCGCTGTTGCTCCAGCCGCGGCGGGTGGTGGCCGGCGGTCATGTGCCGGCGGCGCCGGAGGCTTGA
- a CDS encoding class I SAM-dependent RNA methyltransferase: MSDGAEMTTCEIARLGLRGDGVSLNGVVVPGALPGETVRAVPEEGTRPPRARLDAVLAASPDRIAPFCPYFGTCGGCAIQHLAPAPYAEWKRDLVVGALARAGIEAPVAPLLDAHGAGRRRITLHVRAGEGGHPPKGGPQAGFMAARSHALVAIDHCPITEPALHRAPEVARAVSRPLGGGGGKPLDVQVTATANGLDVDIRGHGPASDRARQALVLLAGELDLARLSLHGEVLIVRRPPEIPVGRSRLVPPAGGFLQATAEGEATLARLVVEGVAKAKRVVDLFSGAGAFSLSLAEGHTVHAVEGEDGALKALDRAFRETPGLRTVTTERRDLFRRPLLAPELDRHDAIVFDPPRAGAESQSARIAESKVPVVVGVSCDAGSFARDAALLVRGGYRLEAVTPVDQFRHSPHVEIVGVFRRPGKKR, from the coding sequence ATGAGTGACGGTGCGGAGATGACGACCTGCGAGATCGCCCGCCTCGGCCTGCGCGGCGACGGGGTGAGCCTGAACGGCGTCGTGGTACCGGGCGCCCTTCCGGGCGAGACCGTGCGGGCCGTACCGGAGGAGGGCACCCGCCCGCCCCGCGCCCGGCTCGACGCGGTGCTCGCCGCCTCGCCGGACCGGATCGCGCCGTTCTGCCCGTATTTTGGCACCTGCGGCGGCTGCGCCATCCAGCACCTCGCACCCGCGCCCTATGCCGAGTGGAAGCGCGACCTCGTCGTCGGCGCCCTGGCGCGAGCCGGGATCGAGGCGCCGGTGGCGCCGCTCCTCGATGCCCACGGCGCGGGCCGCCGCCGCATCACCCTGCACGTGCGCGCGGGCGAAGGCGGGCACCCGCCGAAGGGCGGGCCGCAGGCCGGCTTCATGGCGGCGCGCAGCCACGCGCTGGTCGCGATCGACCATTGCCCGATCACGGAACCCGCCCTGCACCGCGCGCCCGAGGTCGCCCGGGCGGTCAGCCGTCCTCTCGGCGGCGGCGGCGGAAAGCCCCTCGACGTCCAGGTGACCGCGACGGCGAACGGCCTCGACGTCGACATCCGCGGCCACGGCCCGGCCTCCGACCGGGCGCGCCAGGCCCTGGTGCTGCTCGCGGGCGAACTCGATCTCGCCCGGCTCTCGCTCCATGGCGAGGTGCTGATCGTGCGCCGCCCGCCCGAGATTCCCGTCGGCCGCTCCCGGCTGGTGCCTCCCGCCGGCGGCTTCCTCCAGGCGACGGCCGAGGGCGAGGCGACGCTCGCCCGCCTCGTCGTCGAGGGGGTGGCGAAGGCCAAGCGGGTGGTCGACCTGTTCTCCGGCGCCGGCGCCTTCTCGCTGTCGCTCGCCGAGGGCCACACCGTCCACGCCGTCGAGGGTGAGGACGGGGCGCTCAAGGCCCTCGACCGCGCCTTCCGCGAGACGCCGGGCCTGCGCACCGTCACGACCGAGCGCCGCGACCTCTTCCGCCGCCCGCTGCTGGCCCCCGAACTCGACCGCCACGACGCCATCGTGTTCGACCCGCCCCGGGCCGGCGCCGAGTCGCAGAGCGCGAGAATCGCCGAATCGAAGGTGCCGGTGGTGGTCGGCGTGTCCTGCGACGCCGGCAGCTTCGCCCGCGACGCGGCGCTCCTCGTGCGCGGCGGCTACCGGCTGGAGGCGGTGACGCCGGTCGACCAGTTCCGGCACTCGCCGCATGTCGAAATCGTCGGGGTGTTCCGGCGGCCGGGGAAGAAGCGGTGA
- a CDS encoding TlyA family RNA methyltransferase has protein sequence MTTGERLRADRLLVEAGHFESRARAQGAIEAGLVRADGVVVRKPSDLIPRSAAIVAEAPHPYVSRGGLKLAAALDAFGIDPAGRTCLDIGASTGGFTDVLLRRGAALVHAVDVGRFQLHPSLAADPRVAALEATDARSLTPFPEPPSLLVIDVSFISLRLVLPPIIPLLAQDAALVALIKPQFEAGREHVGRGGLVRDEAVLETVCARIRDLVASLAFTVRGLIPSPIDGGDGNREFLIGAVREAGR, from the coding sequence ATGACGACGGGCGAGCGGCTGCGGGCCGACCGCCTCCTGGTGGAGGCGGGCCATTTCGAGAGCCGGGCACGGGCGCAGGGTGCGATCGAGGCCGGCCTGGTGCGGGCGGACGGCGTCGTCGTGCGCAAGCCGTCCGACCTGATCCCCCGGAGCGCTGCCATCGTCGCCGAGGCGCCGCACCCCTACGTCTCCCGCGGCGGCCTCAAGCTCGCCGCCGCCCTCGACGCCTTCGGGATCGACCCGGCGGGGCGGACCTGCCTCGATATCGGCGCCTCCACCGGCGGCTTCACCGACGTGCTGCTGCGCCGCGGCGCCGCCCTCGTCCACGCCGTCGACGTCGGCCGCTTCCAGCTCCATCCGAGCCTCGCCGCCGACCCGCGCGTAGCGGCGCTCGAGGCGACCGACGCCCGCTCCCTGACTCCCTTCCCCGAGCCGCCCTCCCTCCTGGTGATCGACGTGAGCTTCATCTCCCTGCGGCTGGTCCTGCCGCCTATCATCCCGCTCCTGGCGCAGGACGCTGCCTTGGTGGCTTTGATCAAGCCGCAATTCGAGGCCGGGCGCGAGCATGTCGGCCGCGGCGGGCTGGTGCGGGACGAGGCGGTGCTGGAGACGGTCTGCGCGCGCATCCGCGATCTCGTCGCGTCGCTGGCCTTCACGGTGCGCGGCCTGATCCCGTCGCCGATCGACGGCGGCGACGGCAACCGGGAATTCCTGATCGGCGCGGTGCGGGAGGCCGGACGATGA
- a CDS encoding superoxide dismutase family protein, whose amino-acid sequence MRNIVLASAFGLALAAPALAQDKPAADKPAAPTTYDAPIVNNKGETIGKIALRDGANTLVMRVTIQPGGLPPGWHGIHFHAVGSCADTDKFQESKAHVNHDNAKHGLLNAEGPDEGDLPNVYANADGSVNAEVSSDTPLTGEGGLKDNDGSALIIHANEDDHATQPIGNAGARIACSVIK is encoded by the coding sequence ATGAGAAACATCGTGCTCGCGAGCGCCTTCGGCCTCGCCCTCGCCGCCCCCGCGCTGGCGCAGGACAAGCCCGCGGCGGACAAGCCGGCGGCGCCGACGACCTACGACGCGCCGATCGTCAACAACAAGGGGGAGACGATCGGCAAGATCGCGCTCAGGGACGGCGCCAACACGCTGGTGATGCGGGTGACGATCCAGCCCGGCGGCCTGCCGCCCGGCTGGCACGGCATCCACTTCCACGCCGTGGGGAGTTGCGCCGACACCGACAAGTTCCAGGAGTCCAAGGCGCACGTCAATCACGACAACGCCAAGCACGGCCTGCTGAACGCGGAGGGCCCGGACGAGGGCGACCTGCCGAACGTCTACGCCAATGCCGACGGCTCGGTGAATGCCGAGGTGTCGAGCGACACGCCGCTGACCGGCGAGGGCGGCCTGAAGGACAATGACGGCTCGGCCCTGATCATCCACGCCAACGAGGACGATCACGCCACGCAGCCGATCGGCAATGCGGGCGCCCGCATCGCCTGCTCGGTCATCAAGTAG